From a single Ornithodoros turicata isolate Travis chromosome 8, ASM3712646v1, whole genome shotgun sequence genomic region:
- the LOC135367339 gene encoding GPI mannosyltransferase 1-like, with protein MVAQRLGLGKIRIHHHLLLAGVFRAALVAFGEWQDRNFQVKYTDVDYHVVSDGAAYVSQGLSPFLRETYRYTPLLAVLLVPNVFVHPVFGKAVFSFADVLVGFYVYRVVKAAKMSERKAVLCASLWLYNPMTLTISTRGSWDSLLSLLVLFVVYAVLKTRDVAAGLAYGFSVHCKMYTAIYALPLYLSLQPKHSTPKQEQQPETWLRAVLPNRRRAQFCVAAAAGFALPSFLCFVTYGNQFLREVFFHHLTRKDFRHNFSPFFYLLYLDQGGAFLAFVPQTVLMTIISVKYSRVNDLPFCLFCETYVFVAFNKVCTSQYFLWYLCLLPAALPKLNVTLRNGFLLLAMWAGGQALWLAEAYYLEFEGKPLFLNVWVAGLIFLAVNTFILCFVMFSYSSQPQRSKKQKQK; from the coding sequence ATGGTGGCTCAGAGACTCGGCTTGGGAAAAATTCGCATCCATCACCACCTCCTCCTCGCGGGCGTCTTCCGGGCCGCCCTGGTTGCCTTCGGCGAATGGCAGGACAGAAACTTCCAGGTCAAGTACACCGATGTCGACTACCACGTCGTCAGCGACGGCGCCGCCTACGTCTCCCAGGGACTGTCCCCGTTCCTCCGCGAAACTTACCGCTACACCCCGCTGTTGGCTGTCCTCCTCGTTCCGAACGTCTTCGTGCACCCCGTCTTTGGCAAGGCAGTGTTCTCGTTCGCGGATGTCCTGGTCGGCTTCTACGTCTACCGAGTCGTCAAGGCGGCGAAGATGAGCGAACGCAAGGCGGTGCTCTGCGCCTCGCTCTGGCTCTACAACCCGATGACGCTGACCATTTCCACGCGCGGGAGTTGGGACTCTCTCCTGTCGCTCCTAGTCCTGTTTGTCGTCTACGCCGTCCTCAAAACCCGGGACGTCGCCGCCGGTCTCGCCTACGGCTTCTCTGTCCACTGCAAGATGTACACTGCCATCTACGCCCTCCCCTTGTACCTCTCTCTCCAGCCGAAGCATTCGACGCCGAAGCAGGAACAGCAACCGGAGACCTGGCTCAGGGCCGTTCTCCCGAACAGGCGCAGGGCGCAGTTCTGTGTTGCCGCAGCCGCAGGGTTCGCGCTCCCGTCGTTCCTCTGCTTCGTGACTTACGGCAACCAGTTCCTGCGGGAAGTCTTCTTTCACCACCTGACGCGGAAGGACTTTCGGCACAACTTTTCCCCTTTCTTCTACCTCCTGTACCTCGACCAGGGCGGAGCCTTCCTGGCGTTTGTTCCGCAGACTGTCCTGATGACGATCATCTCCGTAAAGTACAGCCGCGTCAACGACCTCCCCTTCTGTCTGTTCTGTGAGACGTACGTCTTTGTCGCCTTTAACAAGGTGTGCACTTCCCAGTATTTTCTCTGGTACCTGTGCCTGTTGCCGGCAGCCCTGCCCAAGTTGAATGTAACACTGCGCAATGGATTCCTGCTCCTGGCGATGTGGGCGGGGGGTCAAGCGTTGTGGCTAGCGGAGGCTTACTACTTGGAGTTTGAGGGAAAGCCACTTTTCCTCAATGTCTGGGTAGCTGGCCTAATATTTCTTGCAGTGAACACGTTCATACTGTGCTTTGTCATGTTCAGTTACAGTTCTCAGCCGCAGAGGtcaaagaaacagaaacagaagtAG